A single Pararhizobium sp. A13 DNA region contains:
- a CDS encoding DUF1330 domain-containing protein translates to MSAYYIFQENLHDPAKFEAYRKVVMSTLAPFEGRIIARGGELTVVEGEWPFDRTVILEFPSRTAAEAWYNSPAYQVILPLRLQSMMCNAILIDGVG, encoded by the coding sequence ATGAGCGCCTACTACATCTTTCAAGAGAATTTGCACGACCCGGCAAAATTCGAAGCCTATCGAAAGGTGGTCATGTCGACGCTGGCGCCGTTCGAGGGAAGGATCATCGCCCGAGGCGGCGAACTCACCGTGGTCGAAGGCGAGTGGCCATTCGATCGGACAGTGATCCTGGAATTCCCCTCCCGGACTGCCGCTGAGGCCTGGTACAACTCTCCCGCATATCAGGTGATCCTACCACTCCGTCTGCAAAGTATGATGTGTAATGCGATCTTGATTGACGGAGTGGGATAA
- a CDS encoding proline iminopeptidase-family hydrolase produces the protein MEKNVATVVVEEDFMPFREFRTWYRVSGSLDSPLLPLVVAHGGPGCTHDYVDSFKDIAALDGRAVIHYDQLGNGNSTRLPEKGPDFWTVSLFLEELDALLSHLGIASRYAFLGQSWGGMLGAEHAVRQPEGLKALVIANSPANMHTWVAEANRLRRDLPQAAQDTLLKHEEAGTLTDPDYIAASRVFYDRHVCRVVPWPPEVARTFAIMDVDNTVYRNMNGPTEFHVIGTMKDWTIEDRLSQISAPTLLISGRHDEATPEVVRPYVENVPDCRWVVFEDSSHMPHVEEKALCLATVSDFLKLHDES, from the coding sequence ATGGAGAAGAACGTGGCGACGGTGGTTGTTGAGGAAGATTTCATGCCATTTCGCGAATTCCGGACATGGTATCGCGTCAGCGGATCGCTCGATTCTCCCCTGCTGCCGCTGGTGGTCGCCCATGGTGGCCCCGGCTGCACACACGACTATGTCGATTCCTTCAAGGATATCGCAGCCCTCGATGGCCGCGCCGTCATCCATTACGACCAACTCGGCAATGGCAACTCCACGCGGCTTCCGGAGAAAGGCCCGGACTTCTGGACGGTGTCGCTGTTTCTGGAGGAACTCGACGCGCTTTTGAGCCACCTCGGCATTGCCAGCCGCTATGCCTTCCTCGGCCAGTCCTGGGGCGGCATGCTCGGCGCTGAACACGCCGTGCGCCAGCCGGAAGGGCTGAAGGCACTGGTGATCGCCAATTCGCCGGCCAATATGCACACCTGGGTGGCCGAGGCCAACCGCCTGCGCCGCGACCTGCCGCAGGCCGCGCAGGATACGCTGCTGAAGCACGAGGAAGCCGGTACCCTGACCGACCCGGACTATATCGCCGCCTCGCGGGTGTTCTACGACCGCCATGTCTGCCGTGTCGTGCCCTGGCCGCCCGAAGTGGCCCGCACCTTTGCGATTATGGATGTGGACAACACCGTCTACCGCAACATGAACGGCCCGACCGAATTCCATGTCATCGGCACGATGAAGGACTGGACCATCGAGGATCGCCTGTCACAGATCTCCGCTCCGACCCTGTTGATCTCCGGGCGTCATGACGAGGCAACCCCGGAGGTCGTTCGCCCATACGTGGAAAATGTTCCCGATTGCCGCTGGGTGGTGTTCGAAGACTCCAGCCATATGCCGCATGTCGAGGAGAAAGCCCTTTGCCTTGCGACTGTCTCGGACTTCCTCAAGCTGCATGACGAAAGTTGA
- a CDS encoding LuxR family transcriptional regulator, with protein sequence MLDDIGEIRQRFSAEATLEGRIDQVFEAMKRLGFDALIYDYTPVPYDLAGDLMIPSLLKLRNISNDMHEYWCERGYFRIDPVQQLALRTTTPFFWNYDRNAGTLINRFMNEETAPVAHYLRERDMSCGVTVPVHMPRGDYATVTGLRIGDKRDFERDAGHALADFGLLAHVFHETAYPVFDRDARASTTMRLTERERECLRYSAEGLSAKEISRIIDRSVPTVVMHLNAAAKKLGAKNRTQAVVRATHYRLLDDTPYYL encoded by the coding sequence ATGCTTGACGACATCGGTGAGATCAGACAGCGTTTCTCGGCGGAGGCGACGCTTGAAGGCCGCATCGATCAGGTGTTTGAAGCGATGAAACGGCTGGGTTTCGACGCACTGATCTACGACTATACGCCGGTGCCTTATGATCTTGCCGGTGACCTGATGATCCCGTCGCTGTTGAAGCTTCGCAACATTTCCAACGACATGCACGAATACTGGTGCGAACGCGGCTATTTCCGCATCGACCCCGTCCAGCAACTTGCGTTGCGCACGACGACACCCTTCTTCTGGAACTACGACAGGAATGCCGGCACGCTGATCAATCGTTTCATGAACGAGGAGACGGCGCCGGTGGCGCATTATCTGCGCGAACGCGACATGTCCTGCGGCGTGACGGTACCAGTGCACATGCCGCGCGGCGACTATGCCACCGTGACGGGCCTACGTATCGGCGACAAGCGCGATTTCGAACGGGATGCCGGCCATGCGCTTGCCGATTTTGGCCTGCTCGCCCATGTTTTCCATGAAACCGCCTATCCGGTTTTTGACCGGGACGCGCGCGCATCGACGACGATGCGGCTGACCGAACGCGAGCGGGAATGCCTGCGCTACTCCGCCGAAGGCCTCTCCGCCAAAGAGATTTCGCGGATCATCGATCGTTCGGTACCAACCGTCGTCATGCACCTCAATGCGGCGGCGAAGAAACTCGGCGCCAAGAACCGGACCCAGGCCGTGGTGCGCGCCACCCACTATCGCCTGCTCGACGACACACCCTATTACTTATGA
- a CDS encoding proline iminopeptidase-family hydrolase, whose product MWREIEPNERYEVEVDGFKVVAYSFGTGDEVVYCLNGGPGLPCDYLREAHSCLIDEGYRIVAFDQLGTGASDRPADAGLWTIGRYVEETETVRKALNLGKVHMLGHSWGGWLAIDYALTYPENLKTLILEDTVADMPHLVQELERLRAALGSETVAMMQKHEAQGTIDHPEYLAAITILNYRHVCRLSVWPAPVKRSLDDWNMGPYGTMQGPNEFLYTGNLKDWNRVADLPKITVPVLITCGEHDELTPACALRMKLGLPDAELKVFANASHMPFYENPQSYYPAVLDFLSRRGTA is encoded by the coding sequence ATGTGGCGGGAGATCGAGCCTAACGAGCGCTATGAGGTCGAGGTTGATGGCTTCAAGGTCGTCGCATATTCCTTCGGAACCGGCGACGAGGTGGTGTACTGCCTGAACGGCGGACCGGGGCTGCCATGCGACTACCTGCGCGAGGCGCATTCCTGCCTCATCGACGAGGGGTACCGCATCGTCGCCTTCGATCAACTCGGCACCGGCGCGTCGGACCGTCCGGCGGATGCCGGCCTCTGGACGATCGGCCGTTATGTCGAGGAGACCGAGACGGTGCGCAAGGCACTGAACCTCGGCAAGGTGCATATGCTCGGCCATTCCTGGGGTGGCTGGCTTGCCATCGACTATGCGCTGACCTATCCGGAAAACCTGAAAACGCTGATCCTCGAAGATACGGTCGCCGACATGCCGCATCTGGTTCAGGAACTTGAACGCCTGCGCGCGGCCCTGGGTTCCGAAACGGTTGCCATGATGCAGAAGCACGAGGCGCAGGGGACGATCGATCATCCGGAATATCTGGCGGCGATCACCATCCTCAACTACCGGCACGTCTGCCGCCTCTCTGTCTGGCCGGCCCCGGTCAAGCGGTCGCTGGACGACTGGAACATGGGTCCTTACGGTACCATGCAGGGTCCGAACGAGTTTCTCTACACCGGCAACCTGAAGGACTGGAATCGCGTCGCGGACCTGCCGAAAATTACGGTCCCGGTTCTGATCACCTGCGGCGAACACGACGAACTGACGCCGGCCTGCGCGCTTCGCATGAAGCTCGGTCTACCGGATGCGGAGTTAAAGGTGTTTGCCAACGCGAGCCACATGCCGTTCTACGAGAATCCGCAGTCGTATTATCCGGCCGTGCTTGATTTCCTGTCACGACGCGGGACGGCGTGA
- a CDS encoding recombinase family protein — protein sequence MTRVGYARVSTTDQDLDIQIARLNAAGCDIVR from the coding sequence ATGACTCGTGTCGGCTATGCCCGCGTCAGCACGACTGATCAGGATCTCGATATCCAGATCGCCCGGCTCAATGCTGCCGGTTGCGACATCGTCCGATAG